The following proteins come from a genomic window of Flavobacteriaceae bacterium MAR_2010_188:
- a CDS encoding Outer membrane protein assembly factor BamA, translating to MGYPFIRSTFLISICILFFSCNVLKRVNEGERLLTDNTVLVNDKKDNSEKVSSLIYQKPNGKLLGVPIRLHLYNLARPNIDSILQAKYRNPDDPKTGLKNFLSEKQYEALINSKKNFNSWLKRTGEAPAIIDENKAERSAVLMRKYYFSVGYFDAQTSYEITAEDSLKAKVIYNIETGQPHLLDTITKIIYTPIVDSLYTKIEGGSLIKKGEPYKEDNFENERERITTSLRNSGLYHFQEDNVLFEIDTIGLDHKVNSTLIINNRAIRVGDSTERVPFKIWKIKDVNVYPDYTYENRNLSIKDSVSYNGYHIYTYDKLRYRPKALADAIFLAKDDVYRNINITRTARYLSELNTFNYPSIEATENADTTLTYNIFLSPKKKYNLGFNFDVTQSNIQTIGFSFSTGLNIRNIFRGAENLEVSAIGSIGSSKDAAIPNDQFFDINEIGANMKLIFPRIFSPFNTDKIIPKYMSPNTRITLAASAQRNIGLDKQSFTGSFNYNWKPTKSVSLNTDIFNVQYVKNLNVANYFGVYQNSFSRLNQIATQIGYIPDDQTLSIPTGANFFINDVLSNNTNLQPNDDRYISVSNISQRKDRLTEDNLIFASNFSFVKDKRDNLFDDDFSIFRVRLELAGNLLSNLAGVFNIKKDASDRYQVFGVAFSQYAKTEIDYVKYYNLGNKNIFAFRTYLGIAVPYGNSTNIPFAKSFFAGGPNDNRAWSAFTLGPGSSKNTNEFNEANLKLMASIEQRFNLLGPLNGALFVDIGNIWNVFDDVIDDAATFDGLGSLRDIAVGTGFGLRYDFNYFVLRGDIGFKTYNPAYDLGSRWFKDYKFGSAVYNIGINYPF from the coding sequence TTGGGTTATCCATTTATTAGATCGACTTTTCTAATTTCTATTTGCATACTGTTTTTTTCGTGTAATGTTCTAAAACGTGTAAACGAAGGGGAACGGTTACTGACGGACAATACCGTTTTGGTAAATGACAAAAAGGATAATTCTGAAAAAGTTAGCAGTTTAATTTATCAGAAGCCCAACGGCAAACTTCTTGGCGTACCGATAAGATTGCATCTCTACAATCTGGCTCGTCCTAATATCGATTCTATTCTTCAAGCAAAATATCGAAATCCGGACGACCCAAAAACTGGACTCAAAAATTTTCTCTCAGAGAAACAGTATGAAGCTTTAATAAATTCAAAGAAAAATTTCAATTCTTGGTTAAAGAGAACGGGGGAAGCACCAGCGATTATTGACGAGAACAAAGCCGAACGTTCTGCCGTTTTGATGCGGAAATATTATTTTAGTGTTGGGTATTTTGACGCCCAAACGTCCTATGAGATTACTGCTGAAGATTCTCTTAAAGCAAAGGTTATCTATAATATTGAAACCGGCCAACCACATCTTCTGGACACCATTACTAAAATCATTTACACTCCAATAGTAGATTCACTTTACACTAAGATTGAAGGTGGTTCACTAATTAAAAAAGGAGAACCATATAAGGAAGATAATTTTGAAAATGAGCGTGAAAGAATCACAACTTCATTAAGAAATTCTGGTCTATATCATTTTCAGGAAGACAATGTTCTTTTTGAAATTGACACCATTGGATTGGACCACAAGGTAAATTCAACCTTAATCATCAACAATCGCGCGATAAGGGTCGGCGATTCAACTGAAAGAGTGCCCTTCAAGATCTGGAAAATAAAAGATGTAAATGTATATCCGGATTACACTTACGAAAATCGCAACCTATCAATAAAGGATTCGGTTTCATACAATGGCTACCATATTTACACTTACGATAAACTGCGTTATCGTCCCAAGGCTTTAGCCGACGCCATATTTTTGGCAAAAGATGATGTCTATAGAAATATTAACATCACACGGACGGCGCGTTATCTGAGCGAACTTAATACTTTTAATTATCCATCTATCGAGGCTACAGAAAATGCCGATACTACCTTGACCTATAATATCTTCTTATCTCCTAAAAAGAAATATAACCTAGGCTTTAACTTCGATGTCACACAAAGTAATATTCAAACGATTGGTTTCTCATTTAGTACGGGTCTCAACATCAGAAATATTTTTAGAGGAGCCGAAAATTTAGAAGTGTCGGCTATAGGTTCTATTGGTAGTTCTAAGGACGCAGCGATTCCCAACGACCAGTTTTTTGACATAAACGAAATTGGGGCTAATATGAAGTTGATATTTCCAAGGATTTTTTCGCCGTTTAATACCGATAAAATCATCCCGAAATATATGTCGCCAAACACAAGAATCACCTTGGCAGCATCGGCACAACGTAATATCGGACTCGATAAGCAATCCTTCACCGGAAGTTTTAATTATAACTGGAAACCTACCAAATCGGTAAGTTTAAACACGGATATTTTTAATGTTCAATATGTAAAGAATCTCAACGTCGCCAATTATTTTGGAGTCTATCAAAACTCCTTTAGCCGCCTCAACCAAATTGCTACCCAAATTGGTTATATACCCGATGACCAAACCCTTAGTATCCCAACTGGTGCTAACTTTTTTATTAATGATGTCCTAAGCAATAATACAAATTTACAACCAAACGACGATCGCTATATCAGTGTGAGCAATATTAGCCAAAGGAAAGACCGACTTACGGAAGACAACTTGATATTCGCTTCAAATTTTAGTTTTGTAAAGGATAAACGGGACAACCTTTTTGACGATGATTTTTCAATTTTTAGGGTAAGACTGGAGTTGGCAGGAAATTTACTTTCAAACTTGGCGGGAGTTTTCAACATAAAGAAAGACGCAAGTGACCGATACCAAGTTTTTGGAGTAGCATTTTCACAGTATGCCAAAACAGAGATAGATTACGTGAAGTATTATAACCTTGGCAACAAAAATATTTTCGCATTTAGAACCTATTTGGGGATTGCAGTTCCTTATGGAAATTCTACCAACATCCCATTTGCAAAAAGTTTCTTTGCAGGTGGACCAAATGACAACCGCGCTTGGTCAGCATTTACTTTAGGTCCAGGAAGTAGTAAAAATACTAACGAATTCAATGAAGCTAATCTGAAGCTTATGGCAAGTATAGAACAAAGATTCAATCTACTCGGCCCATTAAATGGTGCACTTTTCGTAGATATCGGAAACATTTGGAATGTTTTTGATGACGTTATCGACGATGCCGCAACCTTTGATGGTTTAGGCTCTCTTCGGGATATTGCGGTAGGCACCGGGTTTGGACTGCGATACGATTTCAACTATTTTGTATTGAGGGGAGATATTGGTTTTAAGACCTACAATCCGGCCTACGATTTGGGTTCTCGCTGGTTTAAGGATTATAAGTTTGGTAGCGCGGTATATAATATTGGTATCAACTATCCATTTTAA
- a CDS encoding RNA methyltransferase, TrmH family yields MLTNNQLKLISSLASKKFRNQHQLFIVEGEKGIREFLNSKFELYSLFATSDLYKVDYTEVTENELKKISQLTTPNTALALFKLPKQNVTKTKGLVVALDAIRDPGNLGTIIRLCDWFGVEHLICSADTVDCYNPKVVQSTMGSLARIHVVYLDLFEFLENSKSPVYATMLEGHSIYKTQLPEDAILLMGNEAKGISEKMLGLVEKSITIPRFNKVSNVESLNVATATAICLNEFRRNFIEK; encoded by the coding sequence ATGCTTACAAATAATCAACTTAAACTTATTTCTTCCTTGGCTTCCAAAAAATTTAGGAACCAGCACCAATTATTTATTGTAGAAGGTGAAAAAGGGATAAGGGAATTCTTGAATTCTAAATTTGAATTGTATTCACTTTTTGCCACTTCCGATTTGTATAAAGTGGACTATACTGAAGTCACCGAAAATGAATTAAAGAAAATAAGCCAATTAACTACTCCTAACACGGCGCTGGCATTATTTAAACTGCCGAAGCAAAATGTAACCAAAACTAAAGGACTGGTCGTGGCTCTGGATGCCATAAGAGATCCTGGTAATTTAGGGACCATTATAAGACTCTGCGATTGGTTTGGAGTGGAGCATTTAATCTGTAGTGCAGATACTGTAGATTGTTATAATCCCAAAGTAGTACAATCGACCATGGGTTCTCTGGCCAGGATACATGTAGTTTATCTCGATTTATTTGAATTTTTAGAAAATTCTAAAAGTCCGGTCTACGCGACCATGCTAGAAGGACATTCCATTTATAAAACGCAGTTGCCGGAAGACGCTATTTTATTAATGGGCAATGAAGCTAAAGGCATTTCAGAAAAAATGTTGGGATTAGTAGAAAAATCGATTACAATACCTCGCTTCAATAAAGTAAGCAATGTAGAAAGTCTTAACGTGGCCACCGCGACCGCGATATGTCTAAATGAATTCCGAAGAAATTTTATTGAAAAGTAA
- a CDS encoding regulatory protein, luxR family, whose product MESGIDKLYQVFKSQNTILIPVETIKVNEIVEQISSLFAAGSFYYFIFNLVTMEFDYVSEGTRPLLGIEPGDYTFMKLLKRMHPEDQELMILKESTFLNQMLNITPREDITKYKTVYLMRLKSKDGAYKTYLQQVTALIISEDGKIQQTMGVHTDVHYLKIPFDHRISFIPTDSKLQSYYFESLNNEYVLSSGLSDKFTKREQEIIKLLGQGKRADEIADILYISKVTVNTHKKNILRKSNSKNSTELMVKCLRDGFI is encoded by the coding sequence ATGGAATCTGGTATCGATAAGCTCTATCAAGTTTTTAAGTCTCAGAACACAATTCTTATACCGGTTGAGACCATTAAAGTCAATGAAATAGTGGAACAAATTTCCTCATTGTTTGCTGCAGGTTCTTTTTACTATTTTATATTTAATTTGGTAACAATGGAGTTTGATTATGTTAGTGAAGGTACGCGGCCTCTTTTAGGGATTGAGCCAGGTGATTATACGTTTATGAAACTTCTTAAGCGGATGCATCCGGAAGACCAAGAACTGATGATTTTAAAGGAATCAACTTTTTTGAACCAAATGTTAAATATCACTCCTAGAGAAGATATTACAAAATACAAAACCGTTTATTTAATGCGGCTTAAGAGCAAAGACGGTGCCTATAAAACCTATTTACAGCAAGTGACAGCACTCATAATCTCCGAGGATGGCAAAATTCAACAAACAATGGGTGTACATACCGATGTCCACTATTTAAAAATACCATTTGATCATAGAATATCTTTTATACCTACAGATTCCAAATTACAATCCTATTATTTTGAGTCTTTAAATAATGAATATGTCTTAAGCAGTGGACTTTCAGATAAATTTACAAAGCGTGAACAAGAAATTATCAAGTTGTTGGGTCAGGGAAAAAGAGCAGATGAAATAGCTGATATACTCTATATTTCCAAGGTTACGGTCAATACGCACAAGAAGAATATTTTAAGAAAATCAAATTCCAAAAATTCAACAGAACTGATGGTTAAATGTTTGAGGGATGGTTTTATTTAA
- a CDS encoding acetyl-CoA carboxylase carboxyl transferase subunit beta: MSWFKRKTKGITTSTEEKKDTPKGLWYKSPTGKIIDTDELEKNFYVSPEDGYHVRIGSKEYFQILFDENKFKELDAGLTSKDPLKFEDTKKYPDRLKAAQDKTKLNDAVRTAVGKSMGNDIVVACMDFTFIGGSMGSVVGEKIARAANYSLKNNIPLVVISKSGGARMMEAALSLMQLAKTAAKLAQLAEAQIPYISLCTDPTTGGTTASFAMLGDINISEPGALIGFAGPRVVRDTTGQELPDGFQTAEFLLEHGFLDFITHRKDLKHKINLYLDLISNNPIRE; the protein is encoded by the coding sequence ATGTCCTGGTTCAAAAGAAAGACTAAAGGAATTACCACAAGCACCGAAGAAAAAAAAGACACCCCAAAAGGCCTTTGGTACAAATCCCCAACAGGAAAGATTATTGACACGGACGAGCTAGAAAAGAATTTCTATGTTAGTCCAGAAGATGGTTACCACGTTAGGATAGGAAGCAAGGAATACTTTCAGATTCTTTTTGACGAGAATAAGTTTAAGGAACTAGATGCTGGTTTAACCTCTAAAGACCCGTTAAAATTCGAAGACACCAAAAAATATCCAGACCGTTTAAAAGCAGCACAAGATAAAACCAAACTTAATGATGCGGTTAGGACCGCAGTTGGTAAGTCGATGGGCAACGATATCGTTGTGGCCTGTATGGATTTCACTTTTATTGGCGGATCTATGGGGAGCGTGGTTGGCGAAAAAATTGCTCGAGCAGCAAACTATTCCTTAAAAAATAATATACCACTAGTGGTAATCTCTAAATCTGGTGGCGCTCGTATGATGGAAGCTGCGCTCTCATTGATGCAGTTGGCAAAAACCGCGGCCAAACTGGCACAACTTGCCGAGGCACAGATTCCTTATATCTCCTTATGTACTGATCCTACTACGGGAGGAACCACGGCATCTTTTGCCATGCTTGGCGATATTAACATCAGTGAACCGGGAGCATTAATCGGTTTTGCTGGTCCAAGAGTTGTTAGAGATACAACTGGTCAAGAATTACCGGATGGCTTCCAAACTGCAGAATTTTTGTTAGAACACGGGTTCTTGGATTTTATCACCCATAGAAAAGATCTTAAGCATAAGATTAATCTATATCTAGATTTGATTTCTAATAATCCGATAAGAGAATAA
- a CDS encoding ribulose-phosphate 3-epimerase — MKSKLIAPSILAGDFANLQKDIEMVNQSDADWLHIDIMDGVFVPNISFGMPVLKAIKHYSKKPLDVHLMIVQPERYITKFAQLGANILTVHYEACPHLHSTIQAIKSEGMQAAVAINPHTSITLLADVINDIDMVCLMSVNPGFGGQSFIENTYPKLSELKALIVSKGSDALIEIDGGVTDKNAEKLLELGADVLVAGSFVFASDDPSQTISNLKKLTLETSNQQN, encoded by the coding sequence ATGAAGTCTAAACTTATTGCCCCATCTATACTTGCAGGAGATTTCGCCAACCTACAAAAGGATATTGAAATGGTAAACCAAAGCGACGCGGATTGGCTTCACATAGATATTATGGATGGTGTATTTGTACCAAATATCTCTTTTGGTATGCCCGTTCTCAAGGCCATTAAGCATTATAGCAAGAAGCCCTTAGATGTTCATCTAATGATTGTACAACCAGAACGGTATATCACAAAATTTGCCCAACTCGGTGCAAATATACTCACTGTGCATTACGAAGCCTGTCCCCATCTTCACAGCACTATACAAGCTATTAAATCTGAAGGAATGCAAGCGGCAGTCGCAATTAATCCACACACTTCAATTACACTTTTAGCGGATGTTATCAATGATATAGATATGGTTTGCCTAATGAGTGTTAATCCAGGATTTGGAGGCCAGAGTTTTATCGAAAACACTTATCCGAAGCTTAGTGAACTTAAGGCATTAATTGTTTCTAAAGGTTCTGATGCGCTGATTGAAATCGATGGCGGAGTTACTGATAAAAACGCTGAAAAGCTTTTAGAGTTGGGGGCAGATGTACTTGTCGCTGGTAGTTTTGTTTTTGCCAGCGATGACCCTTCACAAACGATTTCAAACTTAAAAAAACTTACACTAGAAACTAGTAACCAGCAAAATTAA
- a CDS encoding SSU ribosomal protein S15P: protein MYLTKEKKSEIFEKYGEDKNNTGSAEGQIALFTHRINHLTEHLKKNRKDYNTERSLVKLVGKRRSLLDYLTKKDVLRYRAIVKELGLRK from the coding sequence ATGTATTTAACAAAAGAGAAAAAATCAGAAATCTTCGAAAAGTATGGTGAAGATAAGAACAACACCGGATCTGCAGAAGGACAAATCGCGTTATTTACGCACAGAATCAATCACCTAACCGAGCATCTTAAAAAAAATCGTAAAGATTATAATACAGAAAGATCATTGGTGAAATTGGTTGGTAAAAGAAGAAGTTTACTTGATTACTTGACCAAAAAGGATGTCTTAAGATATCGTGCTATCGTCAAAGAATTAGGATTAAGAAAATAA
- a CDS encoding RNA polymerase primary sigma factor has translation MRQLKITKQVTNRETASLDKYLQEIGKVDLITADEEVELAQRIKAGDQLALEKLTKANLRFVVSVAKQYQNQGLTLPDLINEGNLGLIKAAQRFDETRGFKFISYAVWWIRQSILQALAEQSRIVRLPLNKIGSINKINKTFAFLEQSHERPPSAEEIAKELDMTINDVKESMKNSGRHVSMDAPLVEGEDSNLYDVLRSGESPNPDRDLLHESLRTEIERALETLTPREADVIRLYFGLGNQHPMTLEEIGETFDLTRERVRQIKEKAIRRLKHTSRSKILKTYLG, from the coding sequence ATGAGACAGCTAAAAATTACAAAGCAGGTTACCAACAGGGAAACTGCATCCTTAGACAAATACCTACAGGAAATTGGCAAAGTTGATCTGATCACAGCAGATGAAGAAGTAGAATTGGCACAGCGAATTAAAGCTGGTGACCAACTCGCTTTAGAAAAACTGACAAAAGCCAATTTACGTTTCGTGGTATCTGTTGCAAAACAATATCAAAACCAAGGTTTAACCTTACCAGATTTAATCAATGAAGGCAACCTAGGTCTAATCAAAGCTGCACAAAGGTTTGATGAAACTAGAGGTTTCAAATTCATTTCTTATGCGGTATGGTGGATTCGTCAGTCTATTTTACAAGCATTGGCAGAGCAGTCTCGTATTGTGAGATTACCTCTTAACAAGATTGGATCTATTAACAAAATCAATAAGACTTTTGCATTTTTAGAGCAAAGTCATGAGCGTCCGCCAAGTGCCGAAGAAATAGCGAAAGAGTTGGATATGACGATTAATGACGTTAAGGAGTCTATGAAGAACTCTGGCCGTCACGTATCGATGGATGCTCCTTTAGTTGAAGGTGAAGATTCTAACCTTTACGATGTACTTCGTAGTGGTGAATCACCAAATCCAGATAGAGACTTATTACATGAATCTCTTAGAACTGAAATTGAAAGAGCGTTAGAAACATTGACCCCTAGAGAAGCAGACGTAATCCGTTTATATTTTGGACTTGGTAACCAACATCCTATGACTCTTGAAGAAATCGGCGAAACATTTGATTTAACTAGAGAAAGAGTAAGACAAATAAAAGAAAAAGCAATTAGAAGACTAAAACATACTTCTAGAAGCAAAATATTAAAGACTTATTTAGGTTAG
- a CDS encoding fructose-bisphosphate aldolase translates to MSHNIKAGVATGNEVQAIFKLAKEKGFALPAVNVIGSNTVNAVLETAAKLNAPVIIQFSNGGAQFNAGKALSNENQKAAIAGGIAGAKHVHLLAEAYGVPVILHTDHCAKKLLPWIDGLLDASEEYFKEKGKPLYSSHMLDLSEEPIEENIEICKTYLKRMSKMGMTLEIELGITGGEEDGVDNSDVDDSKLYTQPEEVAYAYEELSKISDQFTIAAAFGNVHGVYKPGNVKLTPKILRNSQDHITKKYGVKQNHIDFVFHGGSGSTVEEIREAIGYGVIKMNIDTDMQYAFLTGVRDYIQDKKDFLQAQIGNPEGDDVPNKKYYDPRVWLRKGEESFVERLEKAFEDLNNVNTL, encoded by the coding sequence ATGTCACATAATATAAAAGCAGGTGTAGCCACTGGAAATGAAGTTCAAGCGATTTTTAAACTTGCAAAGGAAAAAGGGTTTGCGTTACCTGCTGTAAATGTTATTGGGTCCAATACTGTAAATGCGGTCTTAGAAACTGCTGCTAAATTAAATGCACCGGTTATCATTCAATTTTCTAATGGTGGCGCACAGTTTAATGCTGGTAAAGCACTAAGCAACGAAAACCAAAAGGCTGCAATTGCCGGCGGTATTGCTGGGGCTAAGCATGTTCATTTGTTAGCTGAAGCATACGGTGTACCAGTTATATTGCACACAGATCATTGCGCAAAGAAATTATTGCCTTGGATAGATGGTTTGTTAGACGCTAGCGAAGAGTATTTTAAAGAAAAAGGCAAGCCTCTTTACAGTTCTCATATGTTGGATCTTTCTGAAGAACCGATAGAAGAGAATATAGAAATCTGCAAAACCTACCTTAAAAGGATGAGCAAGATGGGGATGACCCTAGAAATTGAATTAGGAATTACTGGAGGTGAAGAAGATGGTGTTGATAATTCTGATGTAGACGATTCAAAATTATATACCCAACCAGAAGAAGTTGCTTACGCTTACGAAGAATTAAGCAAAATCAGTGATCAATTTACAATCGCTGCTGCTTTTGGAAACGTTCATGGAGTTTATAAGCCAGGTAACGTTAAGTTGACGCCTAAAATCCTTAGAAATTCCCAAGACCACATTACTAAAAAATATGGCGTGAAACAAAATCATATCGATTTTGTATTTCATGGTGGTTCGGGCTCTACGGTTGAAGAAATTCGTGAAGCTATTGGTTATGGTGTTATAAAGATGAATATCGATACCGATATGCAATATGCATTTTTGACCGGGGTTAGAGATTATATTCAAGATAAAAAAGACTTTTTACAAGCACAAATAGGTAATCCTGAAGGAGACGACGTCCCTAATAAAAAATATTACGATCCACGTGTTTGGTTAAGAAAAGGTGAAGAATCTTTCGTTGAAAGATTAGAAAAAGCATTTGAAGACCTTAACAACGTAAACACGCTCTAA
- a CDS encoding polyribonucleotide nucleotidyltransferase has protein sequence MIPKTFKEVIDLGDGREISIETGKLAKQAHGSVVVQSGKCMLLCTVVSNYQQSAVDFLPLTVDYREKFAASGRYPGGFFKREARPSDGEVLTMRLVDRVLRPLFPKDYHAETQVMIQLMSHDEDVMPDAMAGLAASAAIQLSDFPFECAISEARVGRINGEFIINPTRSQLLVSDLDMMIGASLDSVMMVEGEMGEISEEDMVEAIKFAHEHIKKQCEAQLRLADAVGRKEVREYETEAEDEALSKKIHDLAYDKVYQIAKSGSSKDERRTAFGDVHQEINASFTEEEFEEVGDLVAKYYSKANKAAIRDLTLNEGLRLDGRKTDEIRPIWCEVDYLPSTHGSAIFTRGETQALATVTLGTSREANQIDMPSFEGEETFYLHYNFPPFSTGEARPIRGTSRREIGHGNLAQRALKNQIPADCPYTVRVVSEVLESNGSSSMATVCSGTMALMDAGVQLKKPVSGIAMGLISDAKTGKYAVLSDILGDEDHLGDMDFKVTGTEDGITACQMDIKIKGLSYEIMVKALKQARDGRLHILKKLTETIAKPNADVKAHAPKMVTVTIPNEFIGALIGPGGKVIQELQKVTKTTIVINEDPVTEEGIVEILGTNQEGIDQVLAKIDSITFKPVVNDIYKVKVIKMLDFGAVVEYLDAPGNEVLLHVSELAWERTENVSDVVNMGDVFEVKYFGIDSRTRKEKVSRKAVLPKPEGYTERPPRDNNRDSRGGGRDSRDSRGGSRDNRGRDSRGGGDRRRDDNRGDRKPREDRKDD, from the coding sequence ATGATTCCAAAAACTTTCAAAGAGGTTATTGACCTCGGTGATGGAAGAGAAATTTCCATCGAAACCGGGAAATTGGCTAAACAGGCACACGGCTCTGTTGTCGTTCAATCCGGAAAGTGCATGTTATTATGTACTGTAGTATCCAATTATCAACAGTCAGCGGTAGATTTTCTACCCTTAACTGTAGACTATAGAGAAAAATTTGCCGCCTCAGGGCGCTATCCAGGTGGTTTCTTCAAAAGAGAAGCAAGACCAAGTGACGGAGAAGTGCTTACTATGAGATTGGTTGATAGGGTATTAAGACCACTTTTCCCAAAAGATTACCACGCAGAAACTCAGGTGATGATTCAATTAATGTCTCATGACGAAGATGTAATGCCAGATGCAATGGCTGGTTTAGCAGCATCTGCAGCAATCCAACTTTCGGATTTTCCTTTTGAATGTGCTATCTCTGAAGCAAGAGTAGGACGTATCAATGGCGAATTCATCATTAACCCAACCCGTTCACAATTATTAGTGTCCGATCTCGATATGATGATTGGTGCATCCCTCGATTCTGTTATGATGGTTGAAGGTGAAATGGGAGAAATCTCAGAAGAAGATATGGTTGAAGCAATTAAATTTGCACACGAACATATCAAGAAACAATGTGAGGCTCAATTGAGATTGGCCGATGCGGTTGGTCGCAAGGAAGTTCGAGAATATGAGACCGAGGCTGAAGATGAAGCTTTATCTAAGAAAATTCATGATTTAGCTTATGATAAAGTCTACCAGATAGCAAAATCTGGTTCGTCAAAAGATGAGCGACGTACTGCATTTGGTGACGTCCATCAAGAAATAAACGCCAGTTTCACTGAAGAAGAGTTCGAAGAAGTCGGCGATTTGGTCGCTAAATATTATTCTAAGGCTAATAAGGCAGCAATTAGAGATTTGACCTTGAATGAAGGTCTTAGACTAGACGGTCGTAAAACTGATGAAATCAGACCAATTTGGTGTGAGGTAGATTATTTACCTTCTACCCATGGTTCGGCCATTTTTACAAGAGGTGAAACTCAGGCATTGGCGACAGTGACTTTAGGAACTTCTAGAGAAGCAAACCAAATTGATATGCCATCGTTTGAAGGTGAAGAAACTTTTTATCTTCATTATAACTTCCCTCCTTTTTCTACAGGTGAAGCGAGACCGATTAGAGGAACTTCTAGAAGAGAGATTGGACATGGTAACTTAGCTCAAAGAGCTTTAAAAAATCAAATTCCAGCGGACTGTCCTTATACTGTAAGAGTTGTAAGTGAAGTTTTAGAAAGTAACGGTTCATCTTCGATGGCAACTGTTTGTTCAGGAACTATGGCTTTGATGGATGCTGGTGTTCAACTTAAAAAACCAGTTTCTGGTATTGCAATGGGATTGATTTCTGATGCAAAAACCGGAAAATACGCGGTTCTTTCTGATATTCTTGGTGACGAAGATCACTTAGGAGATATGGACTTTAAAGTAACTGGTACCGAAGATGGTATCACTGCTTGCCAAATGGACATTAAGATCAAAGGACTTTCCTATGAAATTATGGTTAAGGCACTTAAGCAAGCAAGAGATGGTCGTCTTCATATCTTGAAGAAATTAACTGAGACAATCGCCAAGCCGAATGCCGATGTTAAGGCACATGCGCCAAAAATGGTGACTGTAACTATTCCAAATGAATTTATCGGAGCATTGATTGGACCAGGTGGAAAAGTGATTCAAGAATTACAAAAAGTAACCAAGACTACAATCGTAATCAACGAAGATCCGGTAACGGAAGAAGGTATTGTTGAAATCTTAGGTACTAATCAAGAAGGTATCGACCAAGTATTGGCGAAAATCGATTCGATTACGTTTAAACCAGTAGTTAATGACATCTACAAGGTCAAAGTAATAAAAATGCTTGATTTTGGTGCTGTTGTTGAATACTTAGACGCTCCAGGAAATGAAGTATTACTTCACGTTTCGGAACTTGCTTGGGAAAGAACAGAAAACGTTAGTGATGTGGTAAACATGGGCGATGTTTTTGAGGTGAAATACTTTGGTATCGATTCTAGAACTAGAAAAGAGAAAGTTTCAAGAAAGGCAGTTTTGCCAAAACCTGAAGGATATACTGAAAGACCACCAAGAGATAACAACCGTGACAGTCGTGGCGGAGGTCGTGACAGTCGTGATAGCCGTGGTGGTTCTAGAGACAACCGTGGACGCGATAGTCGTGGCGGTGGTGATCGTAGACGAGATGATAATCGTGGTGACAGAAAACCAAGAGAAGATAGAAAGGACGATTGA